GTTCCTCACTGCCTCCCACCCCCTGCTGCTCAACGGGGGCTCGCTGATCTCCGGGGCAGGGGGCGGGGTCATCATAAACGGGCTGACCCTTAGCGACGGCCACACCGTCACCCTCAGCCCCGTATCGGCCAACTCGCCGCTGATCCTCAACGGAGCGCATGTGATCTCGAAGATCAGCGGGGTTGGCCAGGACATGGACCTGGAGGGCCAGGGGGCTACGGCCATGGAGTCCGGCTCTGCCGTCTCCCCCCCCCTGCCGGAGGGCCGCAAGGCGGAACACATTCGTGTGACCCACCCCTCAACCGTCCCCACCCTGGACTTCATCAACGTCCCAGAGGGGATGGTTCTCAATGCGGAGGATGTCCAGGCGGTCTCTCCGTCTTCTTCCTCGTCGTCGCCGTCGACGTTCTCCCCCGCCTCCCTACCCTCCCTGGTCCTGACTCAGAGCAGCAGCCTCCCGGACAGCCTCCCGGCGTCCATGTCCACTCCAGGTGTGGTTCTGTCCAACCCAGTAGTGAGCCTCAGCGGGCAGCACGGGGAGTACGTGGTGTTTGCCACGGCCGGCTCCCAGCTTAACCCCTCCAGCTCCATCTGCCAGGTGGTGTCCTCCTCCAGCTACTCCGCCCCACAGGTGTTCTCCCTGCCCCAGGTGGTGCCCTCCATCCAGGGTATCCCTGTGTCCCAACTGGTCCAACACTCCCCCGGGGGCCAGGTCTCCCAGTGTCCCCAGTTAGTCCCTGTGTcgtccctcacctcctccctcccccagggAACCCTGTCCCAGTTCCAGGGCCATCAGACGGTGAACGTTGGCCCCCGCCTGGCCCAGCCCCTCCACCAACAGACTGGCTCCTCCACCCTGGGAGAGGGAACCACCATCCTCTCCATGTCTCAGTTCTCCAGTGAGCATCTTCCCCAGGGCCTGACACTACAGCTGTGTGACCAAACCTCAGCCACCACCACAACGCTGACCCAGTCCCCACTAGGCCATCCACAGGCCACGCCCATCTCCTCCCCCACCCAAGTGGTTCCCATCTCCCATTCGAAAGAATCCGCCCCGACCCAGctggtccccctctccctgccccAGCTGGTGCCGGTATCATCCGCAGGCCAACTTTCCTTCCCCCAAGTTGTCCCGGCCgccccctctctgtctgcagGGGCCTTCCAGATCCTAACCTCAGCCCCTGGAGGTGGGATGACCCAAGGGCCCTTCAGGACGAACCAGCTGGGGCCTCAACAGACGGTTGCCGCCTCGCCCAGCATGCCTCCAGGGGTTCAGCTCCTCAACTCTGGTGTCATTCAgctcccctccacctctccaggTTAGTCAttcactttgttgtttttgtaagatGTCTTTTCCAGGAgtgtttctattttttatttcatcatcAGGACGGGGGGTGTACACTAGGGAGACGGGTACCTAGAGGTTCTGAGGAAGGGCATAGGCAATTGGACCCCCGATGCCTGGTGGAATGTGAGGTCCGGAAGCAGGAGTGTAGAACACTGCACCGGACCACAGCGTCAGACACTTAAATGTTAATGTACTGCTCTGCTCCTGCCTGTCCTCTGTGCTGTAGGGAACCTCCTCCTTGGTGGAAGCCCCATCATAAGTTTCCAGCAGGGCAAGCTGATCCTGACCATCCCAGCGGGCATCCAGTTCACCAACCTGCCCATGAAAGCTGTCCCGGAGACGTCCACCCTGCCCGCCAACGGGCTAGGCCCTGTTCTCGCTCTCAACCCCATCATCCACCCCGTCTCCACCGCCGTCCACACCTCCAACAGCCTCCAGACGCCCCCGCTCTGCTTCGTCAACTCGTCTCCTCTCTACTGCACCGCGCCTGAGACGAGCGTCTCTTCTAACCAGCCCCTCGCCGCCGCCGCCACCACCTCCTCCCCACAAACCCTGGAGCCCTCCGCAACCCCCCCCAGTGTCCTCACCCCAGAAAGCATGCTCTCTCTCAGCCCCATGTGCAGCGGGGTGACCGCCAACACCCAGCTCTCCCAGACCACCTGGAGCCCTGTGCCTCTCTCCACATCCGCCAGCCTGACTATGTTTGATGTCCATGGGAAGGGAGATCTACCCGATGGCCCTGCTTTGCTGGGCCTACCTGGAGGCGAGTCCCTACTCCTGGGGAGCCCTTCTCCAGAGCAGGATGTGGCCAGGGGGTCGCCGTTAGGGGACGCAGAGGAGATGGACGGAGATGCCAAAATCCTAACCCAGCTACAGTCCGTTCCCGTGGATGATGAGCTGGGTCTGTAATCCAGTCTTTCCAGCCCGGATGGAACTAAACCGACATTACAACCGACATGTCCACTTGTTGGATAAAGCATGGTGGGATATGTGGATGGTTTAAAACATGGATTGATCTGGAGGATGGCCTTGGTTTATAGGCTGATTCGTCCCCTCCGCTCAGCACTGTAACTTCCTCCTCTGCATACACCCAGAGTCCTTCCTGTTTCAGCAGACCAGCCAAAGACAAAACGAAGGAGCACATCTGGCCCGGATTTCAGCCATGGGATTAAAAAGTCCTTAAATTCCAAGCAAGACGTGGTTCCTTTTCTTTTACAAATAATTCCTGAGGATGTTCTACTGCCTTTATAAACAGACACCCTGTTTCAGCCAAGATTATTTGTACTACAGGGGAATGAATGCTGTGGGTTTTCATTGGCCGAGCAGTACACCAGCATTCAGTTCTGTTGAGTTGGATGAGCCGGTTCTGAATGACTGCTCGCTCTGCTTGTGTGACACTAGATACGTTAGAACTATAACACTGAGATGGATGTCTCAGTCCTCTCTGTGTTACAGCATCAAGCACTCCTTGTCATTTTACTACAGGTGTGAATAATAGCTAAACTCTATCACATCCAAGATCTATAGGAAGAAACTGGGTCACCTgggaattttgttttattactctTTTACTCTATGCAATGCATGTTCCTCTGTAAATATGACAAATGTGACAGACATCACACACTTATCACAAGTAAGCCTGTCCTACTGGGACAGAGAAAGCTTTAGTTACACACTATGAAACCTAATGCACGTATGCTACAAACTCTGCTGTGATCACATCGCGGGACAATGAACATCGTGGGACAATGAACATCGTGGGACAATTGGATGGGTCACATTTGTACACTACAGATAGTATATAGAGTTTCTGAATCATGACGCTGGTGTTTTTCAAAGTATGGCTTTGATCTGTAGTCACTGAGGTTGGTGAGTTGGTGCTGTTTCTTAAATGAAGGTGTGCCTGTTCTAACAGAATTTTGCACCATTGATACGAGCAACCTCCGACATCTATTATGAATTTCTTAATAATCTGTGTCCTTTTGTCTTTGAACAGGTGATATGATACTCTTGGTTGTAAAGCTGAtgcataatttttattttttagcatCACTAAAACCTACCATGGCATAATCTCCATTGAGAACTCCCTCCTTGTACTGTAAGTTTTGCACATTTTGTCCATTTCATGTTTACGTTTTTCGGCGACGGCTAGattcttttccaaaaaacctGCTACCTTCTCCGTTTTTTTTGACAAGTTGCTCTAAATGATTTGAGTTGCCGGAGTTGCCAAATCAGCTGGTTAGAATGAGTTTCAGAAAAAGCCTCTGTCCATCCTGAGCCTGACAGATCAGCAACATGGAGTCATGAAGCCCCGAGAGCAGGCAGCAAGTCTCTTCGAATGGATCACTGTCCACCGAGAACCAGTACATTTGTTCCATCCATAGAAGTACAGTGTACACTGTCTAGCTTTTTCCAGAGAATAGAAAGCAGTTACGTTTCTGGACAACGGTACACTAAGCTCCTGTTCAGTGTCACATTCggctgtttgtctttgtgtgtgtgtgtgtgtgtgtgtttgtgttttctttttatgtgtGTATTTAATGCATGTATCAATCATTTTCTCAAAAGCAACTTTGAACAACAACGAACAGTCCATGAGGAAAATGGACGCAGGATAAAACATTAATGTCTTTCTATGGGATGACTGGTTCTAGTCTCACAATGGGTCGATGAGAACAAAATCAACacttaagaaatgtaaaaaaaaaaaaaaagacattaatCACTAGCATTTGCTCATCAAAGCTATCTTGCGAGTGGGTTTTAATCGGTGTTTGACAATGAAATTTAGTTGAGATTCTGATTTAGTTCTTCCATAGGATACTGAGCATGAGTTGGAGGGTAAGGGatagtgtgttcatgtgtgtgtgtgtgtgtgtgtgtgtatacaggaGTGGAACCTGTCAACGTGGAGCGTCTCTCTGTTGTGTGGTACGTCAGTGCTTCAAGGCTGTTACAGTGTCAGGTCTAAGAGTTTGTGAACACACTCGggcgcgcagacacacacacgcgcgcgcagaCACACGTGTGCACACAACCTCCAACGGATTTATCCAAAgatgtgtattttttatttgcttttcaaTAGTGAGTAAAGGgatcattttgttttataaaacataCGTTTTGTCTTTTTGTACTTAAAGgtattctattttttatatacagttttATTGTGATATTGTAATAAACAACATTTAGAACACATTTGTTTCGGTAGGTTTTTGTGAACGTGAGTGCTCCTTTTTGTCTTTGAATATCCTTATGAGTTTTTGTTCAGGTCATAGGCAACAACTACCGAGGAGTGTCTACCCAAATCAGTTGAATAGCTTTTGCAATTTGGTTAGTAAATTAGATtgaaatacacttttgtttgaACAACACAAACATGCTTTCTCTTTGGATGAATGGGTACACAACGGAGAAGAAaccatttttttgtgtgtgagagagagagagacgctgTTGTTTTTGTAACCCCCATGCTCTCAGGTTCCCTGGAATTTGAAGGCAGCCAGGGCGGGGACAAGGTATGGGTAAGGATACACAAGTTGACTCGCATTCATACAGACCTCTTCACCCGACATCAAGCTAGCGTACTCTACTGACACTCCAGCTGGCACTAACATCTCCCTTCTGAGAGTCCTCCAAGGTTACCGAGGTACCGTAGACCTTTGACCTCAACTGGCGTACTAGGGCTCCGTCTCCATGGCGACGGTCTTCTCGGCGGAACAggtggcatgtgtgtgtgaggtcctCTTGCAGAGTGGTCACATGGAGCGCTTGGCTGGCTTCCTCCGAACTCTTCCACCCTCCTCCTGTCTGGGGGACCTGGAGAGCGTCCTGAAGGCGCAAGCTGCTGTGGCCTTTCATCAGGGGCACTTCTCTGACCTCTACGCCCTCTTGGAGAGGTTTCCCTTCTCCCCCCGCAGCCACCCTCTGCTCCAGCACCTCTGGCTGAGGGCGCACTACCTGGAAGCTGAACGTCAGAGAGGGCGCCCCCTGGGGGCTGTGGGCAAGTATCGTGTACGTCGTAAATTCCCCCTGCCGAGAACCATCTGGGATGGAGAGGTGACCAGTTACTGCTTCAAGGTAGATTCAACGTGTAGGCTTAAATCTCCTAGGGCTGGTTGACCAGGCCGCTGGATTTCTTGTGTTGGTATATTGTTCCCTCATAGCTGGGTTGAATTCATTCAGAAGACTCTGTTGGAAAACCTGTCTTAAATGGAAGTAAAGGAAGCGGAAGAGTTTCTGTTGGAACAGTtgtgcatctgtttgaactaaATTCAACACCTGTGCTTCCCAAAACCGTGTCATGGTGAAACTGCGTAGTGGTGTCAACATCTGAGATTTAGAGAGATCCTACAGGAGAAAGGCCTTTATGTCAGGAAGATTAGACAGTACATTATGTCAGGTCTCATATTCATATGCACTAATCACCAATTTCCACAGGTTGGTTGAAGGTGGTACATCCAGGGGGAATTTGCTTTAACCTGTCCAGTTCTCTCCCCTCACGTTAGTGGAAAATATTAGAAACGGAGGCATCTTACTGCCGATATGAAATGTAGATCATTGTTCAACTTGATTCAGAAGTGAAAGGTTGGTGTTCCTTTTCACAGGAGAAATCCCGGAGTGTCCTGAGGGAGTGGTATTACCATAAACCCTATCCCTCGCCTTGTGAGAAACGCGAGCTTGCGGCTACCACTGGGCTCACAGCCACCCAGGTGAGCAACTGGTTCAAGAACCGACGACAGAGAGACCGcgcagctcatggaaataacgGGTGAGTCTTCCCTGCCTCTCGAAAGTTTCACTAGAAAAAATCTTGGGGAATTGTTGTTTCAGGACTGTTACTGCTTTAGGACTGTGCTTCTCTAGTTTGAGCACCATTCCCTTTAGCTAACATTCCAGTACGTGCCCCTCCTTGAAACACGGGGAGAAGGAATTGGAATGCAAGTTTAAAAGATGTGCTCCTTTCTCTCACAAAGCTCTGATTTACAGTGATCTACCTCTGCCCTCTTCTGGCCCAAGTAGGGAACTGACAACTCACACAAACTCTTTCCCTCTCAAGTGAACTAGAAGGTTGTGGATCAGCTCTAAGCTCCAACAGGACCCGAGACGCTTACCCCTCCTCTGATGACCTTTCACCTCCAGAAAGTCCTCTCTTCTCCTGTGCCCGACCCCTCTCTCAGCCCCCTCCTTTGAGTCATGTGGGTGGGAGACCTTTCTAAATCTTTCCAGTACTGGAAATCAACTGTTGCATGTTTTAAGTAGCAAAGCTGTTTCATTTTTGGATTCTTGACATCCTGTATCAAAGACTAGCTTTTGAAGTGTTGAACCATTTCCCCCCCCCCAAGtttaatagaaaacaaacatgttatCAGCACAAGCTAAATCAC
The sequence above is a segment of the Esox lucius isolate fEsoLuc1 chromosome 1, fEsoLuc1.pri, whole genome shotgun sequence genome. Coding sequences within it:
- the six9 gene encoding SIX homeobox 9 isoform X1, which produces MATVFSAEQVACVCEVLLQSGHMERLAGFLRTLPPSSCLGDLESVLKAQAAVAFHQGHFSDLYALLERFPFSPRSHPLLQHLWLRAHYLEAERQRGRPLGAVGKYRVRRKFPLPRTIWDGEVTSYCFKEKSRSVLREWYYHKPYPSPCEKRELAATTGLTATQVSNWFKNRRQRDRAAHGNNGELEGCGSALSSNRTRDAYPSSDDLSPPESPLFSCARPLSQPPPLSHVGGRPF
- the six9 gene encoding SIX homeobox 9 isoform X2, yielding MATVFSAEQVACVCEVLLQSGHMERLAGFLRTLPPSSCLGDLESVLKAQAAVAFHQGHFSDLYALLERFPFSPRSHPLLQHLWLRAHYLEAERQRGRPLGAVGKYRVRRKFPLPRTIWDGEVTSYCFKEKSRSVLREWYYHKPYPSPCEKRELAATTGLTATQVSNWFKNRRQRDRAAHGNNGRLWISSKLQQDPRRLPLL
- the six5 gene encoding homeobox protein SIX5; the protein is MASLSLESAEQSENSTEASTEEAAPVKEETDPDEVSEQLLKTFQNSALSFSTDQVACLCEALLQAGNVDRLWRFLSTIPPSAELLRGNETLLKAQALVAFHREEFKELYTILESHDFHPSNHGFLQDLYLQARYKEAERSRGRSLGAVDKYRLRKKFPLPKTIWDGEETVYCFKEKSRNALKECYKRNRYPTPDEKKNLAKVTGLSLTQVSNWFKNRRQRDRTPSGTNSKSESDGNHSTDDDADDISDKPEDTAESTTSIISLSSAPCSTGGQIFLNGAGGFLTASHPLLLNGGSLISGAGGGVIINGLTLSDGHTVTLSPVSANSPLILNGAHVISKISGVGQDMDLEGQGATAMESGSAVSPPLPEGRKAEHIRVTHPSTVPTLDFINVPEGMVLNAEDVQAVSPSSSSSSPSTFSPASLPSLVLTQSSSLPDSLPASMSTPGVVLSNPVVSLSGQHGEYVVFATAGSQLNPSSSICQVVSSSSYSAPQVFSLPQVVPSIQGIPVSQLVQHSPGGQVSQCPQLVPVSSLTSSLPQGTLSQFQGHQTVNVGPRLAQPLHQQTGSSTLGEGTTILSMSQFSSEHLPQGLTLQLCDQTSATTTTLTQSPLGHPQATPISSPTQVVPISHSKESAPTQLVPLSLPQLVPVSSAGQLSFPQVVPAAPSLSAGAFQILTSAPGGGMTQGPFRTNQLGPQQTVAASPSMPPGVQLLNSGVIQLPSTSPGNLLLGGSPIISFQQGKLILTIPAGIQFTNLPMKAVPETSTLPANGLGPVLALNPIIHPVSTAVHTSNSLQTPPLCFVNSSPLYCTAPETSVSSNQPLAAAATTSSPQTLEPSATPPSVLTPESMLSLSPMCSGVTANTQLSQTTWSPVPLSTSASLTMFDVHGKGDLPDGPALLGLPGGESLLLGSPSPEQDVARGSPLGDAEEMDGDAKILTQLQSVPVDDELGL